The DNA sequence CTCGCCGCTCTGATAATAGCCGTGATGTTTGAAGTCTTGGGTCACCTCATGCCACTCCACCTGGCTCCTGTCGGTGATCTCACTCAACCAATGCCACAGGGTATTCTCGGCGGCGATGACTGTAGGGCTGTGGCTAAGATCCGTGGCGTTCTTTTCGGCCAGGTAGCTGCCGATATCACGCTTTAAAAATTCTTCCACCAGGGCAAGCTCCTCCTCCTTGGCCTGCTCCTTGAGCAGCAAGAACTCCTTACTCGCCGTGACAGTCTTATATAATTCCTTTGCAGTCATTGAGTTATCTTCAGAGAAATCCGATTTCACCTGCTCGAATAGGGCCTGGTAAAGCGCTAGCAACTCGGTACTTCTTTCACTCATGTTCAATACTCCTTCATGCGAACCTTTTTAATGACTCACTTCTAGTTTATTCTATGCAGATCTAACTCGCGCGCAAGATGCGCAAGATCAAATAAATAGGCGGCATGGCCGGGAATCATCAATGCAAGAGCAATATCTACCTTCAGAGATTGAAGCTAAGGTGCAGCAGCACTGGCAAGACACTAAAACATTTGAAGTAACCGAGGACGAAAGCAAAGAGAAGTTTTACTGTCTCTCTATGTTTCCATACCCTTCTGGCCGACTGCATATGGGCCATGTCCGCAACTACACCATAGGCGATGTCGTTGCCCGTTACCAGCGTCTGCAAGGAAAAAACGTATTACAACCCATAGGTTGGGACTCTTTCGGTCTGCCTGCTGAGAACGCCGCCATCAACAACAAGACGGCACCGGCCCCTTGGACCTATGAAAACATCGATTACATGAAAAACCAGCTGAAGATGCTGGGTTTCGGCTACGACTGGAGCCGTGAGATCGCCACCTGTACACCTGAATACTACCGCTGGGAGCAGTGGTTCTTCACCAAGCTGTACGAGAAAGGCCTGGTCTACAAGAAGACCGCCTCGGTTAACTGGTGTCCAAACGATG is a window from the Shewanella loihica PV-4 genome containing:
- a CDS encoding zinc ribbon-containing protein — encoded protein: MSERSTELLALYQALFEQVKSDFSEDNSMTAKELYKTVTASKEFLLLKEQAKEEELALVEEFLKRDIGSYLAEKNATDLSHSPTVIAAENTLWHWLSEITDRSQVEWHEVTQDFKHHGYYQSGEIVGQGVMVCTGCGHEMRIEFPGVIPDCPECDGDQFTREALAP